The following DNA comes from bacterium.
CACCTTCTGCTTCGCGGAAGACGAAGAGCGCTCGCCGTGGGAACCCCTCGCGGTCGAGCGCGGCGTGCCCACGGGCGCCTCGGCCGTGACCGTGTTCGCGGGCGAGGGGCTGCGCGCGGTGTTCGACCAGCGCTCCCGGTCGCCCGAATCGCTCGCCCTGTCGTTGGCCGGGTGCCTGCGCACCGTGGCCCACCCGAAATTTGTCGGCGACTACGACGCCCTCGTCGTCGTGTCCCCCGAGCACGGTCGCGTCTTCCGGGAGGCCCGCTGGTCGAAGGCGCGT
Coding sequences within:
- a CDS encoding thioredoxin, translated to TFCFAEDEERSPWEPLAVERGVPTGASAVTVFAGEGLRAVFDQRSRSPESLALSLAGCLRTVAHPKFVGDYDALVVVSPEHGRVFREARWSKARLRDELIEVLTLPGAEIVRGAGGCAEGMPETFAGGSWPKFRPEGVLFVHAGGTAGLFSGIIGSWKNGPGGSQPVTREVIL